A genomic stretch from Empedobacter stercoris includes:
- a CDS encoding M23 family metallopeptidase codes for MENKNYKYNSVRFLMSWVKKRAKKTPKTALYVLLFLCLSTISAGMVGYHFNDSEFASKAGKFKNSESKLLAELERMENENQELHKKFKEVEEALTEIEEKDRNIYRTIYDMRVNENIDSVNNEIDNYTAEDIEKLVAKIAAESKSLDEVFRLAGVKDANLSSMPVLKPVADKYVNRLASGFGSRFHPILKVNKMHKGLDFAAATGTPIYATGDGSVKVSEFNSGYGNMVVLKHGNGYESLYAHMTRAKVRRGQKVKRGDVIGYVGSTGLSTGAHLHYEIHKNGEPVDPIMYFYNDVDPDDFIKIYQNSKKMSLSLD; via the coding sequence ATGGAAAATAAAAACTATAAGTATAATTCTGTGAGATTTTTGATGAGTTGGGTGAAGAAAAGAGCGAAGAAAACTCCTAAAACAGCATTATACGTTTTACTATTTTTATGTTTATCGACAATATCTGCTGGTATGGTTGGGTATCATTTTAATGATTCTGAGTTCGCTTCAAAAGCAGGGAAATTTAAAAACAGCGAAAGCAAATTATTAGCTGAACTGGAAAGAATGGAAAATGAAAACCAAGAGTTACATAAAAAATTTAAAGAAGTAGAAGAAGCCTTGACAGAAATCGAAGAAAAAGATCGCAATATTTATCGTACGATTTATGATATGCGTGTCAATGAGAATATCGATTCTGTAAATAATGAAATTGATAATTATACAGCTGAAGACATTGAAAAATTAGTTGCAAAAATTGCAGCTGAATCAAAATCATTGGACGAAGTTTTTCGTTTGGCGGGTGTAAAAGATGCGAATTTATCATCAATGCCAGTTCTAAAACCTGTTGCAGATAAATATGTAAATCGTTTGGCTTCCGGTTTTGGGTCACGTTTTCATCCAATTTTAAAAGTGAATAAAATGCACAAAGGTTTAGACTTTGCTGCCGCTACAGGAACGCCAATTTACGCAACTGGAGATGGTTCTGTAAAAGTATCTGAATTTAATTCGGGTTATGGAAATATGGTTGTGTTAAAACACGGAAATGGATACGAAAGCTTGTATGCTCACATGACACGTGCGAAAGTTCGTAGAGGACAAAAAGTGAAAAGAGGTGATGTGATTGGTTATGTAGGATCGACAGGTTTATCGACAGGAGCGCATTTACATTACGAAATTCACAAAAATGGAGAACCTGTAGATCCAATTATGTATTTCTATAATGACGTTGATCCAGACGATTTTATTAAAATTTATCAAAACTCTAAAAAAATGTCATTATCTTTGGATTAA
- the alaS gene encoding alanine--tRNA ligase, which translates to MKSKDIRKEFLHFFETKGHSIVDSAPIVLKDDPTLMFNNSGMAQFKEFFLGNGTPKSNRIADTQKCLRVSGKHNDLDDVGKDTYHHTMFEMLGNWSFGDYFKKEAIAWAWELLTEKYGISKDQIYVTVFEGDKGDGTSLDEEALELWKQHIAEDRILYGNKKDNFWEMGDIGPCGPCSEIHIDIRPEADRLAVDGKSLVNMDHPQVIEIWNLVFMQYQRKADGSLESLPARHIDTGMGFERLAMVLQGKSSNYDTDVFQPLIQKLEEISGVKYDTAEKTDIAIRVVVDHLRAVSFAIADGQLPSNTGAGYVIRRILRRAISYGYRFLGLNEPFIYKLYPILKAEMGEFFPELVKQETIVTGVIREEEASFLRTIEQGLNRLNQIIEQLGDSKVVPGDVVFELYDTFGFPADLSRIVAEDHGFTIDEAGFDVEMAKQKERSKKATALVTDDWVILDNAGNETSIAYDNTEAEVKITRYRKVKNKKGEFFQLVFNQTPFYAESGGQIGDTGSISTLNETIEIIDTKKENNLVIHFVETLPENVNATFNAKLNVEKRNETTKNHSATHLMHEALREVLGTHVEQKGSYVGDDYLRFDFSHFSKMTDEELAIVEQKVNDKIADALPLIEKRDCDINEAIADGAMALFGEKYGDKVRVIRFGSSIELCGGTHVKNTADIRLFRILSESSTAAGIRRIEAITSNKAIEAYKEAEKNYNDVLAALKTKNDAVKAVQHLLDENAELKKQLESFVAQQAAAEKATWKTAVQTINGVNFLAVKTNLDTNAAKQNAIDLTKEIENAFIVVGTNDTVKPSITISIAKNLVDEKGYNAGQIVKEIAKHINGGGGGQPFLATAGGKEVSGLDAALKQAEDFVK; encoded by the coding sequence ATGAAATCCAAAGATATAAGAAAAGAATTTTTGCATTTTTTTGAAACAAAAGGACACTCAATTGTCGACTCTGCACCTATTGTTTTGAAAGACGATCCGACATTAATGTTTAATAATTCGGGTATGGCACAATTCAAAGAATTCTTTTTAGGAAACGGAACTCCAAAAAGTAATCGTATCGCGGATACACAAAAATGTCTTCGTGTTTCTGGTAAACATAATGATTTGGACGATGTAGGAAAAGATACTTACCACCACACGATGTTCGAAATGTTAGGAAACTGGTCTTTTGGTGATTACTTCAAAAAAGAAGCAATTGCTTGGGCATGGGAATTACTAACAGAAAAATACGGAATTTCTAAAGATCAAATCTATGTAACTGTTTTTGAGGGTGACAAAGGTGATGGAACTTCTTTAGATGAAGAAGCATTAGAGCTTTGGAAACAACATATTGCGGAAGACCGAATTCTTTACGGAAATAAAAAAGATAATTTCTGGGAAATGGGTGATATTGGACCATGTGGACCTTGTTCTGAAATTCATATTGACATTCGACCAGAAGCAGATCGTTTAGCTGTTGATGGAAAATCTTTAGTTAATATGGATCATCCACAAGTAATCGAAATTTGGAACTTGGTATTTATGCAATATCAACGCAAAGCTGATGGCTCTTTAGAGTCTTTACCTGCTCGACATATCGATACAGGAATGGGATTTGAGCGTTTGGCAATGGTTTTACAAGGTAAATCATCTAACTACGACACTGATGTTTTCCAACCATTAATCCAAAAATTAGAAGAAATCTCTGGAGTAAAATATGATACAGCTGAAAAAACGGATATTGCAATTCGTGTTGTTGTAGACCATTTACGCGCTGTTTCTTTTGCAATTGCAGACGGACAATTACCTTCTAACACAGGTGCAGGATATGTTATACGCCGTATCTTACGTCGTGCTATTTCTTACGGATACCGTTTTTTAGGTCTTAACGAACCTTTTATCTATAAATTATATCCAATCTTGAAAGCTGAAATGGGTGAATTTTTCCCAGAATTAGTAAAACAAGAAACAATTGTAACAGGAGTTATTCGCGAAGAAGAGGCATCTTTCTTACGTACAATTGAACAAGGATTGAACAGATTAAATCAAATCATCGAGCAATTAGGAGATTCTAAAGTTGTACCTGGTGATGTGGTATTCGAACTGTATGATACTTTCGGTTTCCCTGCAGATTTATCTCGTATTGTTGCAGAAGATCATGGCTTCACAATTGACGAAGCTGGATTTGATGTTGAAATGGCAAAGCAAAAAGAACGTTCGAAAAAAGCAACAGCTTTGGTAACGGATGACTGGGTTATTTTGGATAATGCAGGCAATGAAACTTCTATCGCTTATGATAACACAGAAGCTGAAGTAAAAATTACACGTTACAGAAAAGTAAAAAATAAAAAAGGAGAATTTTTTCAATTGGTATTCAACCAAACGCCTTTCTATGCAGAATCAGGAGGACAAATTGGTGATACTGGATCAATTTCTACGTTAAACGAAACGATAGAAATTATCGATACAAAAAAGGAAAACAATTTAGTTATTCATTTCGTTGAAACTTTACCAGAAAATGTAAATGCTACTTTTAATGCTAAATTAAATGTTGAAAAACGTAACGAAACAACTAAAAATCACTCCGCAACTCACTTAATGCACGAAGCGTTACGCGAAGTTTTAGGAACTCATGTTGAACAAAAAGGTTCTTATGTTGGTGATGATTATTTACGTTTTGACTTTTCTCATTTCTCTAAAATGACAGATGAAGAATTGGCAATTGTTGAGCAAAAAGTAAATGATAAAATTGCAGATGCTTTACCATTAATCGAAAAAAGAGATTGTGATATCAACGAAGCTATCGCTGACGGAGCAATGGCATTATTCGGTGAAAAATACGGTGATAAAGTTCGTGTAATTCGTTTTGGTTCTTCTATCGAGTTATGTGGTGGTACGCATGTAAAAAACACAGCTGATATTCGATTATTCAGAATTTTATCTGAATCTTCTACTGCAGCAGGTATTCGTCGTATCGAAGCAATTACATCTAACAAAGCAATCGAAGCGTACAAAGAGGCGGAGAAAAACTACAATGATGTTCTAGCTGCTCTTAAAACGAAAAATGATGCGGTAAAAGCTGTTCAACATTTATTGGATGAAAATGCTGAATTGAAAAAACAATTAGAATCTTTTGTTGCGCAACAAGCTGCGGCTGAAAAAGCAACTTGGAAAACAGCTGTTCAAACTATCAACGGCGTTAATTTCTTAGCTGTAAAAACAAATTTAGATACAAATGCTGCAAAACAAAATGCAATTGATTTAACAAAAGAAATCGAAAATGCATTTATAGTTGTGGGAACTAATGATACTGTAAAACCATCTATCACCATTTCGATTGCAAAAAATCTTGTGGATGAAAAAGGGTATAATGCAGGGCAAATTGTAAAAGAAATCGCAAAACACATCAACGGTGGTGGAGGTGGACAACCTTTCTTAGCTACTGCAGGTGGTAAAGAGGTTTCTGGATTGGATGCTGCTCTTAAACAAGCAGAAGATTTTGTAAAATAA
- a CDS encoding flavohemoglobin expression-modulating QEGLA motif protein, with product MKSLSIQQILDNIENEIVFEAYAEDDSFKIKIDEYIPYVCAAIHDGGQMREDIREKCLLSNYERWYEEDPHTAEFVETFPILIQGCDSRFEYDLNRGPENAVYEEAWGKQVWKEPLSISQKQKSSAKHHAFYEVLQALISKLESKFKSCLVYDIHSYNWKRWDRPVPVFNIGAERIDNERYGKYVESWRDELANIEIENIHNYSAINDVFYGRGYLLEFVTTNFKNTLVLATEVSKIYCDELTGESFPEIINQIKEGFKSAILNHAYEFVKTETTYKVGSKQVNILHNELESDLVKIDKQLYQLVQNFELLSVINPINLEFEKKKFLASKYTYEPQFKYNPLNIDPFEFKRKLSNIKVEKINDISIQNMYMNTINAYFDKVDLLANLGTDKFLYNSLRYFGEPTKKDIENANFILYCPEFRMDKQGDYTEEEVVNLFRNATNDYGFKFDIEVSDDIASKALVINSKKKVVIKRGVKFDKRFTNGLIEHEIGVHMVTTMNALDQPLKIFSIGLPVNTLTQEGLAILSEYYSDSINHSRLRELGLRVMAVHMLTNGKSFNETFMTLMEEYKMQAEDAFYLSTRVYRGGGFTKDALYLKGLKTILNYVDQGRSLDNLLIGKTSVEYIDTIDELVERRMINKPKYYTKIFKKHLENPEINPILQYIFNGIKD from the coding sequence ATGAAATCCTTAAGTATACAGCAAATATTAGATAATATTGAGAACGAAATTGTATTTGAAGCTTATGCAGAAGACGACTCATTCAAAATAAAAATTGACGAATACATTCCTTACGTTTGTGCTGCCATTCACGATGGTGGACAAATGCGCGAAGATATTCGAGAAAAATGTTTATTGAGTAATTACGAGCGTTGGTACGAAGAAGATCCTCATACAGCCGAGTTTGTAGAAACTTTCCCAATCTTAATTCAAGGTTGTGATTCTCGATTTGAATACGATTTAAACCGTGGTCCAGAAAATGCTGTGTACGAAGAAGCTTGGGGAAAACAAGTTTGGAAAGAGCCTTTATCTATTTCTCAAAAACAAAAAAGTAGTGCAAAACACCATGCTTTTTACGAAGTTTTACAAGCTTTAATCAGTAAGCTCGAATCTAAGTTTAAATCGTGTTTGGTATACGATATTCATTCTTACAACTGGAAGCGTTGGGATCGTCCAGTTCCTGTTTTTAATATTGGAGCTGAACGTATCGATAACGAACGTTATGGAAAATATGTTGAAAGTTGGCGCGATGAATTGGCAAATATTGAAATAGAAAATATTCATAATTATTCGGCTATAAACGATGTTTTTTACGGACGTGGTTATTTGTTAGAATTTGTGACAACTAATTTCAAAAATACATTGGTATTAGCGACAGAGGTTTCTAAAATTTATTGTGATGAATTGACGGGAGAATCTTTCCCCGAAATTATCAATCAAATAAAAGAAGGGTTTAAATCGGCAATTTTAAATCATGCTTATGAATTCGTAAAAACAGAAACAACCTATAAAGTAGGATCAAAACAAGTGAATATTCTGCACAACGAATTGGAATCTGATTTGGTGAAAATTGACAAACAATTGTATCAATTGGTTCAGAATTTTGAATTGTTAAGTGTTATCAATCCAATAAACTTAGAGTTTGAAAAAAAGAAATTCTTGGCTTCTAAATATACATACGAACCTCAATTTAAGTACAATCCTCTAAATATTGATCCATTCGAATTTAAACGAAAATTGTCGAATATTAAAGTCGAAAAAATCAATGATATCAGTATTCAAAACATGTACATGAATACTATCAATGCCTATTTTGATAAGGTAGATTTGTTGGCAAATCTTGGGACAGATAAATTCTTGTACAATTCGTTGCGTTATTTTGGTGAACCAACTAAAAAAGACATCGAAAATGCGAATTTCATTCTGTATTGTCCTGAATTTAGGATGGATAAACAAGGTGATTATACCGAAGAAGAAGTTGTAAATTTATTTAGAAATGCAACAAATGATTACGGTTTCAAGTTTGATATTGAAGTTTCGGATGATATTGCATCAAAAGCGCTTGTGATTAACAGCAAGAAAAAAGTGGTAATTAAGCGTGGTGTAAAATTCGATAAACGTTTTACAAATGGTTTAATTGAACACGAAATTGGTGTACACATGGTGACGACGATGAATGCATTGGATCAACCATTAAAAATATTTAGCATTGGTTTACCTGTTAATACGTTAACGCAAGAAGGTTTAGCGATTTTAAGTGAATATTATTCTGATTCTATTAATCATAGCCGATTGAGGGAACTTGGTTTACGCGTAATGGCAGTTCATATGTTGACAAACGGAAAATCTTTCAACGAAACATTTATGACATTGATGGAAGAATATAAAATGCAAGCAGAAGATGCTTTTTATTTGTCAACTCGTGTGTATCGAGGTGGTGGTTTCACGAAAGATGCGCTTTATTTAAAAGGTTTAAAAACAATTTTGAACTATGTTGATCAAGGACGTTCTTTGGATAATTTATTAATTGGTAAAACATCAGTAGAATATATTGATACGATTGATGAGTTAGTAGAACGAAGAATGATTAATAAACCAAAGTATTACACAAAAATTTTCAAGAAACATCTTGAAAACCCAGAAATTAATCCAATTTTACAATATATTTTTAATGGAATTAAAGACTAA
- a CDS encoding ATP-grasp domain-containing protein codes for MYPWDKVEPGKDTTMRIIKECVDRGFEVSYLTKKDISIAKGKVVGNCRKMITTDTTDCVEFYHTMKFESSIKDLTEFDMIFMRADPPIDPLLLNMLELIEDKVFFVNKISGLRKANNKIYAASFDDGQETIVPQTLITKDIDLIKSFVEENKFEKFIIKPLDGMGGKGVILFERKNIGNLSSICDFYVNHSGISQPIICQNYIEGAEKGDVRAIVINGEPIGAIMRVPADGDHRSNISAGGSAIKHDMSEHELELCRKIGKQLNEDGIYFCGIDLINGKMVELNVVSPGGIVPHNNVNNNNEIQKQIVSMLLEKYKEFKA; via the coding sequence ATGTATCCTTGGGACAAGGTTGAACCAGGAAAAGACACCACTATGCGAATTATTAAAGAATGCGTAGATCGTGGTTTTGAAGTATCCTATTTAACAAAAAAAGATATCTCTATTGCCAAAGGCAAAGTTGTAGGTAACTGCAGAAAGATGATTACTACAGATACAACGGATTGTGTAGAATTTTATCACACCATGAAATTTGAAAGTAGTATCAAAGATTTAACCGAGTTTGATATGATTTTTATGAGAGCCGATCCACCAATTGATCCGCTTTTATTGAACATGTTAGAATTGATCGAAGATAAAGTTTTTTTCGTCAATAAAATTTCTGGTTTACGTAAAGCAAATAACAAAATATACGCTGCTTCTTTTGATGATGGTCAGGAAACAATTGTTCCTCAAACGCTTATTACGAAAGATATCGATTTAATTAAATCGTTTGTTGAAGAAAATAAATTCGAAAAATTTATCATCAAACCATTAGATGGAATGGGAGGTAAAGGTGTAATTCTTTTCGAACGAAAAAATATTGGTAACTTAAGCTCGATTTGCGATTTTTATGTCAATCATTCTGGAATTTCTCAACCTATTATTTGTCAAAATTATATTGAAGGTGCAGAAAAAGGAGACGTTCGTGCAATTGTGATTAATGGAGAACCTATTGGCGCTATTATGCGTGTGCCTGCAGATGGTGATCACCGTTCTAATATTTCGGCTGGTGGTTCTGCAATTAAACATGATATGAGTGAGCATGAATTAGAATTGTGCCGTAAAATAGGGAAACAATTAAATGAAGATGGAATTTATTTTTGCGGAATCGATTTGATTAACGGAAAAATGGTTGAATTAAATGTCGTAAGTCCTGGGGGAATTGTCCCTCATAACAATGTAAACAATAACAACGAGATACAGAAACAAATTGTATCAATGTTATTGGAGAAATATAAAGAATTTAAAGCATGA
- a CDS encoding TlpA family protein disulfide reductase, with amino-acid sequence MKKIISVLILFVGMNAFSQKIPTLMKTEFPAAALQDSVVDLEGNSVTIEKIVSNNKGKIVLIDLWATWCGDCIKNMSSLKKLHEKNPDVTFVYLSMDKSEDAWKNGIEKYQIEGQHFYLGNNWKGNFGTGIDLNWIPRYLVLDQNGKIANYYSVKADDPKVQETIDRLRNK; translated from the coding sequence ATGAAAAAAATAATTAGCGTTTTAATATTATTTGTTGGGATGAATGCCTTTTCTCAGAAAATTCCAACACTAATGAAAACTGAATTTCCTGCAGCAGCTTTACAAGATAGCGTAGTTGATTTGGAAGGAAATTCAGTAACCATCGAAAAAATTGTTTCGAACAATAAAGGTAAAATTGTTTTGATAGATTTATGGGCAACTTGGTGTGGAGATTGTATCAAAAATATGTCCTCGTTGAAAAAATTACACGAAAAAAATCCTGATGTAACATTTGTTTATCTCTCAATGGATAAGTCTGAAGATGCTTGGAAAAATGGAATTGAAAAATATCAAATTGAGGGTCAACACTTTTACTTAGGAAACAATTGGAAGGGTAATTTTGGCACAGGGATTGATTTAAATTGGATACCGAGATATTTGGTTCTTGATCAAAATGGAAAAATAGCAAATTACTACAGTGTAAAAGCTGATGACCCAAAAGTTCAGGAAACAATTGATCGTTTACGAAATAAATAG
- the pth gene encoding aminoacyl-tRNA hydrolase: MQKYLIIGLGNIGAQYENTRHNIGFKVVEEVAKKTGAKFSPSNFGDVAQFKYKARPVTLLKPNTYMNLSGDAVRFWMKKENISLENIFVITDDLNLPFGTIRMRGKGSDGGHNGLKDIQNKVGGQNYARLRFGVGNEFSEGRQVDYVLGEWSAEENEKINERLNFAADAVLSFIFQGLSNTMNQYNGK, encoded by the coding sequence ATGCAAAAATATCTGATTATTGGGCTAGGAAATATTGGAGCTCAATACGAAAATACGCGTCATAATATTGGTTTCAAGGTGGTTGAAGAAGTTGCTAAAAAAACTGGAGCAAAATTTTCTCCTTCTAATTTTGGCGATGTAGCACAATTTAAATATAAAGCGAGACCTGTGACGTTATTAAAACCAAATACTTATATGAATTTGAGTGGGGATGCAGTTCGTTTTTGGATGAAAAAAGAAAATATATCGTTAGAAAATATATTTGTCATCACCGATGATTTGAATTTACCATTTGGAACAATTCGTATGCGTGGAAAAGGAAGCGACGGTGGGCACAATGGTTTAAAAGATATACAGAACAAAGTTGGTGGTCAAAATTATGCGAGATTACGCTTTGGTGTAGGAAACGAATTTTCGGAAGGCAGACAAGTTGATTATGTTTTAGGAGAATGGTCAGCAGAAGAAAACGAAAAAATAAATGAACGATTAAATTTTGCTGCAGATGCTGTTTTATCGTTTATTTTTCAAGGATTAAGTAACACAATGAATCAATATAATGGTAAATAA